From one Methanobrevibacter sp. TMH8 genomic stretch:
- a CDS encoding acyltransferase, which yields MSIINYFYKHYQNFKKNKYKNKVKKVAKSIGKDLKVNGPSYVTSNTILGNNINFNGMKIQGKGKVTIGDNFHSGIECMIITDIHNYDKGTAIPYDNTIISKDIFIEDNVWLGNRVMILPGVTIEEGAIIQAGSVVVKDIPKYAIAGGHPAKVFKNRDIEHYEKLKKENKFH from the coding sequence ATGAGTATAATAAACTATTTTTACAAACATTACCAAAATTTTAAAAAAAATAAATATAAAAATAAGGTAAAAAAGGTAGCTAAAAGTATTGGAAAAGATTTAAAAGTTAATGGACCTAGCTATGTTACTTCAAATACAATACTTGGAAATAATATCAACTTTAATGGTATGAAAATACAAGGAAAAGGAAAAGTAACAATAGGAGATAATTTTCATTCTGGAATTGAATGTATGATAATTACTGATATCCACAACTATGATAAAGGAACAGCTATCCCCTATGATAATACAATAATCTCAAAAGATATATTTATAGAAGATAACGTATGGTTAGGAAATAGAGTTATGATACTTCCTGGAGTTACAATAGAAGAAGGAGCAATAATTCAAGCGGGAAGCGTTGTTGTTAAAGATATTCCTAAATATGCAATTGCAGGAGGCCATCCTGCTAAAGTCTTTAAAAACAGAGATATTGAACACTATGAAAAATTGAAAAAAGAAAATAAATTTCATTAA
- a CDS encoding putative glycoside hydrolase encodes MKRSELIKKAILIIIIFSIAIVASIFTTVMFKDDVGNGVWVQGENMNKVNLDALSNNGIKNIFLHSSAVDRFGEKNVSNWIKKANAKDIKVHIWVQSFRDGNKWVNPINTTTKTFNFPYFDSKVEEIEKYSEIPGVSGIQLDYLRYPGNAYKYDYPNGITSTNAINKFVSMVSDKIKDKNITLSITVMPEREDEKYYGQDIWTLSYYADAIIPMAYAGNYNQNSSWVKSIATYFKKEAMWSKVCIGIQTYDSDTNLTSLPASKIKENAQAALNGGADSIALFNWEMMKNWFNLRELS; translated from the coding sequence ATGAAAAGAAGTGAACTGATAAAAAAAGCTATTTTAATAATAATCATATTTTCAATAGCTATTGTAGCAAGTATATTTACTACAGTAATGTTTAAAGATGATGTTGGAAATGGTGTTTGGGTTCAAGGAGAAAATATGAACAAAGTAAACCTAGATGCCTTATCTAATAATGGTATTAAAAACATATTTCTACATTCAAGTGCAGTTGACAGATTTGGTGAAAAAAATGTTAGTAATTGGATAAAAAAAGCTAATGCTAAAGATATTAAGGTTCATATATGGGTTCAAAGTTTTCGTGATGGGAACAAATGGGTTAATCCAATTAATACAACAACGAAAACCTTCAATTTTCCCTATTTTGATTCAAAAGTAGAAGAGATTGAGAAATATTCTGAAATTCCAGGAGTTAGTGGTATTCAGCTAGATTATCTTAGGTATCCTGGAAATGCTTATAAATATGATTACCCCAATGGAATAACTTCTACTAATGCTATAAATAAATTTGTATCTATGGTTAGCGATAAAATAAAAGATAAAAATATTACACTATCAATAACTGTTATGCCAGAACGTGAAGATGAAAAATATTATGGGCAAGATATTTGGACATTATCTTATTATGCTGATGCAATTATTCCAATGGCCTATGCAGGTAACTACAATCAAAATTCTAGTTGGGTAAAATCCATAGCTACCTACTTTAAAAAGGAAGCTATGTGGTCTAAAGTATGTATTGGAATACAAACTTATGATAGTGATACTAATCTAACATCTTTACCAGCTAGTAAAATAAAAGAAAATGCCCAAGCTGCTTTAAATGGCGGAGCAGACAGTATTGCCTTATTTAATTGGGAAATGATGAAAAACTGGTTTAATCTAAGAGAACTTTCTTAA
- a CDS encoding DUF3800 domain-containing protein, with translation MKNVREIKFYHLSKELRLHFLEELNNIEFEAYSIVLNKIRLKHLLQRKNMNDIYVDMIIKLLNEIYFKESFDLTIDSFLPLNKIKELELKILSINEFKNSKIKENSSEKIIGIQFADLIAGACFQKFERQENGYIEKINKKHNIYYY, from the coding sequence ATTAAAAATGTCAGAGAAATTAAGTTTTATCATCTTTCAAAAGAATTAAGATTACATTTTCTTGAAGAATTAAATAATATTGAATTTGAAGCATATTCTATTGTTTTAAATAAGATACGATTGAAACATTTGCTTCAAAGAAAAAACATGAACGATATTTATGTTGATATGATAATTAAATTATTAAATGAAATATATTTTAAAGAATCTTTTGACTTAACTATAGACTCTTTCTTACCATTAAATAAAATAAAAGAATTAGAACTTAAGATTTTAAGTATTAATGAATTTAAAAATTCGAAAATAAAAGAAAATTCTTCTGAAAAAATTATTGGAATACAATTTGCAGATTTAATAGCAGGAGCTTGTTTTCAAAAATTTGAAAGACAAGAAAATGGATATATTGAGAAAATAAATAAAAAACATAATATTTACTATTATTAA
- a CDS encoding glycosyltransferase family 39 protein, with product MFWRVNKNKLDLLFVFFIAIFSSILVYFLINANNNLGIYCSDVFIYLTNSLHFAGYNIGKSSTLYLSPVICFITSLIFRAGFIDQTAIFTVTGVFFPIASIGVYFLIRLKLNEIMSLFGAILFSSFSLNILWAANGSLDIPAVAFSIWTIYFAILAIDRNPKYFLLSFPIFVLGFFTRYTVGFILPIIALYILFNIDIFNNTKERLKVFTKKKLILKRFKDLITSKNFKYFVIGVIIALILFSSVLMIINRMGSDLTFITQAQDAVSGDKGSSIDPGFNPAPYFYLTNLPNFISSENIGFKEAIPVLYNPSILSYFILGIILISGLIYILDKTIKKQKKRKYKKENKNKKDKNDIKNVLNRNKKIISIFIISIIIIFTYKGISSIISEILFLINILFIFNILNTNINSNNENNKDNKDNKNKNISFIEKEDIITNKETKTLNLNLLMISWFFIYLIFFSFSDVKVDRYFITVLPVIAYFAAYSLDFLIKTLTSRNFINRNDKNHESNDENINDENGQNNKDNENYDNNTKNTNKKIIQNIVPILLIILFIGSAFANIEKIPTENNLVDEPIVISQWLMNYDPNYNNSIIWVYNVRYYTWYLKMNVIGAYEKDIPKLEKNNVTYYISKNISKENYTIANYTIIKKFDDVYIYKRNT from the coding sequence ATGTTTTGGAGGGTTAATAAAAATAAGCTTGATTTGTTATTTGTATTTTTTATAGCTATTTTTAGCTCAATTTTAGTTTATTTCTTAATCAATGCCAATAACAATTTAGGAATATATTGTTCAGATGTTTTTATTTATTTAACAAACTCTCTTCATTTTGCAGGATACAATATTGGGAAATCATCAACATTATATCTTTCTCCAGTGATTTGTTTTATAACTTCACTAATATTTAGAGCAGGATTTATAGATCAAACTGCAATATTTACTGTAACAGGAGTTTTCTTCCCAATAGCCTCAATAGGAGTTTATTTTTTAATAAGACTAAAATTAAATGAAATAATGAGTCTTTTTGGAGCCATTCTATTTTCTAGTTTTTCATTGAATATATTATGGGCAGCAAATGGATCATTAGATATACCAGCTGTTGCTTTTTCAATATGGACTATTTATTTTGCAATTTTAGCTATTGATAGAAATCCAAAATATTTTTTATTATCTTTTCCAATATTTGTATTAGGATTCTTCACAAGATATACTGTTGGATTTATCCTTCCAATTATAGCATTATATATTTTATTTAATATAGATATATTTAACAATACAAAAGAAAGGTTAAAGGTTTTTACTAAGAAAAAATTAATTTTAAAAAGATTTAAAGATTTAATTACTTCAAAAAACTTCAAATATTTTGTAATAGGAGTTATAATTGCTTTAATATTATTTTCATCAGTTTTAATGATAATAAATAGAATGGGATCTGATTTAACATTTATTACTCAAGCACAAGATGCTGTTTCTGGAGACAAAGGTTCATCAATTGATCCAGGATTTAATCCAGCCCCATATTTTTATTTAACAAATCTTCCTAATTTTATATCTTCAGAGAATATTGGATTTAAGGAAGCGATTCCAGTATTATATAATCCTTCAATTCTATCATATTTTATCCTTGGCATTATATTAATAAGTGGATTAATTTATATTTTAGATAAAACAATTAAAAAACAAAAGAAAAGAAAATATAAAAAGGAAAATAAAAATAAAAAAGATAAAAATGATATAAAAAATGTACTAAATAGAAACAAAAAAATTATTTCAATTTTTATAATAAGTATAATAATTATTTTTACTTATAAAGGAATTTCTTCTATTATCAGTGAAATTTTATTCTTAATTAACATTTTATTTATTTTTAACATACTTAATACGAATATTAATAGTAATAACGAGAATAATAAAGATAATAAAGATAATAAGAATAAAAATATTTCATTCATTGAAAAAGAAGACATTATAACTAATAAAGAAACAAAAACTTTAAATCTTAATTTATTAATGATCTCTTGGTTTTTCATTTATTTAATCTTCTTTAGTTTTAGTGATGTGAAAGTAGATAGATATTTTATAACTGTGCTCCCAGTTATTGCGTATTTTGCAGCTTACTCTCTTGATTTTCTTATTAAAACTTTAACTAGTAGAAATTTTATTAATAGAAATGATAAGAATCATGAAAGCAATGATGAAAATATAAATGATGAAAATGGTCAAAATAATAAGGATAATGAAAATTATGATAACAATACAAAAAATACTAATAAAAAGATTATACAAAATATAGTGCCTATATTACTTATAATATTATTCATAGGATCAGCTTTTGCTAATATAGAAAAAATTCCTACTGAAAATAACCTAGTTGATGAACCAATTGTGATTTCACAATGGCTTATGAATTATGATCCAAATTATAATAATTCAATTATATGGGTATATAATGTTCGTTATTATACATGGTATTTAAAGATGAATGTTATAGGGGCTTATGAAAAAGATATTCCAAAATTAGAAAAAAACAATGTTACTTATTACATTTCCAAAAATATTTCAAAAGAAAATTATACTATTGCAAATTATACTATAATCAAAAAATTTGATGATGTCTATATTTATAAAAGAAACACCTGA
- a CDS encoding glycosyltransferase, with amino-acid sequence MKILHVVPIFYPCLAAGGVVNAVYQLGKKQAQQGNDVSVFTTDSCKEPMNLKKRYDVDVDGIKTYYFKNLSNSFKNKLTIDTPYALPFKLKNEIKNYDIVHIHEHRHSLAIIATHYAIKNEIPYVLQAHGSVLPFFQKEKMKEVFDKLWGFNILHNASKVFALTEVEKKQYLKMRVEEKNIEIVPLGIDLEEYENLPKKGNFRQKYNISNDDKLLLFVGRIHKIKGLDLLIESFSHLNDLKNVKLAIVGPDDGFLDELNKLIEKFNINPENIIITGPLYNKDKKEAIVDCDIFIMPSQYESFTTSGLEAMACGKPIILTENNHIHIWVNENVGLSCEYQKEDLSDKIKKLLKNPELMEFYGKNGLKEVKEKYNWDSVEKQVKSIYEDVVNNKKRHS; translated from the coding sequence ATGAAAATTTTACATGTCGTTCCAATATTTTATCCTTGTTTAGCTGCTGGAGGAGTGGTTAATGCAGTTTACCAGCTTGGTAAAAAACAAGCTCAACAAGGAAATGATGTGTCTGTCTTTACAACAGATAGTTGCAAAGAACCTATGAACCTTAAAAAAAGATATGATGTAGATGTAGATGGTATAAAAACTTATTATTTTAAAAACTTATCAAATTCATTTAAAAATAAATTAACAATAGATACCCCATATGCTTTACCGTTTAAACTGAAAAATGAAATTAAAAATTATGATATCGTACATATACATGAACATAGACATTCATTAGCCATTATAGCTACCCATTATGCAATTAAAAATGAAATTCCTTATGTTTTACAAGCTCATGGATCAGTGCTTCCTTTTTTCCAAAAAGAAAAAATGAAAGAGGTTTTTGATAAATTATGGGGATTTAATATTCTCCATAATGCTTCTAAAGTCTTTGCCTTAACAGAAGTTGAGAAAAAACAATATTTAAAAATGAGAGTAGAAGAAAAAAATATAGAAATAGTACCATTAGGAATTGATTTAGAAGAATATGAAAATTTACCTAAGAAAGGAAATTTCAGACAAAAATACAATATTAGTAATGATGATAAACTATTATTATTTGTTGGGAGAATACATAAAATAAAAGGTTTAGATCTTTTAATTGAATCTTTTAGTCATTTAAATGATTTAAAAAATGTGAAATTAGCTATTGTTGGTCCTGATGATGGATTTTTAGATGAATTAAATAAATTAATTGAAAAATTTAATATAAATCCAGAAAATATTATTATAACTGGCCCATTATATAATAAAGATAAAAAAGAAGCCATTGTAGATTGTGATATATTTATTATGCCTTCACAGTATGAATCATTCACAACTAGTGGCCTTGAAGCTATGGCTTGTGGAAAACCAATAATTTTAACTGAAAATAATCACATACACATTTGGGTAAATGAAAATGTTGGTTTATCTTGTGAATATCAAAAAGAAGATCTTTCAGATAAAATTAAAAAACTGCTTAAAAATCCTGAATTAATGGAATTCTATGGAAAAAATGGTTTAAAAGAAGTTAAAGAGAAATACAATTGGGATTCCGTTGAAAAGCAAGTTAAGTCCATTTATGAAGACGTAGTTAATAATAAAAAAAGACATAGTTAA
- a CDS encoding glycosyltransferase family 39 protein: MKNSKFQSLISFAKTNEYKLSFLFILLFSTSITVLLIWINTSQDILGHSYRDVYFYLIEALRFSGHSIGGYDYVNYLSPLIPFLTSLLFRLGFVNETSIFTVTGIFYILGVLGVYSLLKIRFKNLMAVFGAIIYAGFSINLMWVANGTIDVPSVSLTILSIYFFVLGVEKNQKYFYLAFPLAVLGFFAKYTAGLAIPLMILYLISKPNISYNIKKYSKNGIIGILAGVIMAIPFLAHFYINKIPLGFVNQAQDIASKTSTLPDVNNNLFYYFTNIPRFIYNPNHILSYIIIVIIIIGLLIGLYKAINILKNRYDNSNKFNNGKIKLMGKNTSNILVYVLLAINIILIALSFLTASKISFVYSELILFVSLFTFSYISNKIINIYSNKTKKFFNFDLLMFAWFLSYMIFFSAHLVKADRYFTTLAPTFAFIATLSLSFILNSLDSLDSLGSLDSLISLKLSKVMKAKNIGLIKTLIPIVIIILFVISSFAYLTIDKHDSIVDNEKEVVNWLKVYDPNYDNKVIWAERGPIFTWYLQKEVLYVKWLTSPNELSTMMLANNTTYFISIHKKTNINGYLPVKEIGEVIVYKKTS; the protein is encoded by the coding sequence TTGAAAAACTCAAAATTCCAATCTTTAATTAGTTTTGCTAAAACGAATGAATATAAACTCTCTTTTCTGTTTATATTACTTTTTTCTACTTCAATAACAGTATTGCTAATTTGGATTAATACTTCTCAAGATATTTTAGGTCATTCTTATAGGGATGTTTATTTTTACTTGATTGAGGCTCTTCGTTTTTCAGGTCATTCTATTGGTGGTTATGATTATGTTAACTACTTATCTCCTCTTATTCCTTTTTTAACTTCTTTGTTATTCAGACTCGGCTTTGTTAATGAAACAAGTATATTTACTGTAACTGGAATATTTTACATTTTAGGGGTTTTAGGGGTCTATTCTCTTTTAAAAATAAGATTTAAAAATCTCATGGCTGTATTTGGAGCTATTATTTATGCTGGTTTTTCAATAAACTTGATGTGGGTAGCTAATGGAACTATTGACGTTCCTAGTGTTTCTCTTACAATATTATCCATATACTTCTTCGTATTAGGTGTTGAGAAAAACCAAAAATACTTTTATTTAGCTTTCCCACTAGCTGTTTTAGGATTCTTTGCAAAATATACTGCAGGACTAGCTATTCCTTTAATGATATTATATTTAATTTCTAAACCTAATATAAGTTATAATATTAAAAAATATTCGAAAAATGGAATAATTGGAATACTTGCTGGTGTAATAATGGCTATTCCATTTTTAGCTCATTTCTATATTAACAAAATTCCTTTAGGTTTTGTAAATCAAGCTCAAGATATTGCATCAAAGACATCAACACTTCCTGATGTTAATAATAATCTTTTTTATTATTTTACTAATATTCCAAGATTCATTTATAATCCTAATCATATTTTATCTTATATTATAATTGTTATTATTATAATTGGTCTTTTAATAGGCCTTTATAAAGCTATTAATATATTAAAAAATAGGTATGATAATTCTAATAAATTTAATAATGGAAAAATTAAATTAATGGGCAAAAATACATCAAATATCTTAGTCTATGTATTATTAGCTATAAATATTATATTAATAGCTTTATCATTTTTAACAGCTAGTAAAATTTCATTTGTTTATAGTGAATTAATCTTATTTGTTTCTTTATTCACATTTTCATATATATCTAATAAAATTATCAATATTTATTCAAATAAAACTAAAAAATTCTTTAATTTTGATTTACTAATGTTTGCTTGGTTTTTATCATATATGATATTCTTCTCAGCTCATCTTGTTAAAGCAGATAGATATTTCACAACGTTGGCTCCAACTTTTGCTTTTATTGCAACATTGTCATTAAGTTTCATATTAAATTCATTAGACTCATTAGACTCATTAGGTTCGTTAGATTCATTAATTTCATTAAAATTATCAAAAGTAATGAAAGCTAAAAATATAGGTTTAATAAAAACTTTAATTCCAATAGTTATAATAATTCTATTTGTGATTTCTTCTTTTGCTTATTTAACAATAGATAAGCATGATTCTATTGTTGATAATGAAAAAGAAGTGGTTAATTGGTTGAAAGTTTATGACCCAAATTATGATAATAAAGTTATTTGGGCAGAAAGAGGTCCGATATTTACATGGTATCTACAGAAAGAAGTTTTATATGTAAAATGGCTAACTTCTCCTAATGAACTATCAACTATGATGTTAGCTAATAATACAACATATTTTATTTCAATTCATAAAAAAACAAATATAAATGGTTATTTACCAGTAAAAGAAATTGGGGAAGTAATTGTTTATAAAAAAACTTCTTGA
- the queC gene encoding 7-cyano-7-deazaguanine synthase QueC codes for MSFKDNGLNKKKKAISVLSGGLDSTIATAYFSKDYDIHAITFDYGQKSLKQEINSAKLICDFLGMEHAIIDIKWLANLGNSSLTSDNEIPKVNFEDIDNISVSNDTAKAVWVPGRNIVFTAIATSFAESEGAEIIIVGWDKEEAATFPDNSKEFLDSFNQLIGIGTKSSDKIEIKAPLIDLNKKEIVELGKKINAPMNISYSCYTGKNNHCGICESCVRRKRAFIEANIEDPTNYDN; via the coding sequence ATGAGTTTTAAAGATAATGGATTAAATAAAAAGAAAAAAGCTATTTCTGTTCTTTCTGGAGGATTAGATTCAACCATTGCTACTGCTTATTTTTCAAAGGATTATGATATCCATGCAATAACTTTTGATTATGGGCAAAAAAGTTTAAAGCAAGAAATTAACTCTGCAAAATTAATTTGTGATTTTTTGGGAATGGAACATGCTATAATTGATATTAAATGGCTAGCTAACCTTGGAAATTCTTCTCTTACTAGTGATAATGAAATTCCTAAGGTAAATTTTGAAGATATTGATAATATATCTGTTAGTAATGACACAGCAAAAGCAGTTTGGGTTCCTGGTCGAAATATAGTTTTCACAGCTATTGCTACTTCTTTTGCAGAAAGTGAAGGTGCAGAAATTATTATAGTTGGTTGGGATAAAGAGGAAGCAGCTACTTTTCCAGATAATTCAAAAGAGTTTTTAGATAGTTTCAATCAGTTGATTGGTATTGGAACTAAATCTTCAGACAAAATTGAAATTAAAGCCCCTCTTATAGATTTAAACAAAAAAGAAATCGTTGAACTTGGTAAAAAAATTAATGCTCCTATGAATATTAGCTATTCTTGTTATACTGGAAAAAATAATCATTGTGGTATTTGTGAATCTTGTGTTAGAAGAAAAAGAGCATTTATTGAAGCAAATATCGAAGATCCTACAAATTACGATAACTAA